From the genome of Labrus bergylta chromosome 4, fLabBer1.1, whole genome shotgun sequence, one region includes:
- the LOC110002260 gene encoding xenotropic and polytropic retrovirus receptor 1 homolog isoform X2, with protein MKFTEHLSAHITPEWRKQYIQYEAFKEMLYAAQDQAPSIEVTDEDTVKRYYAKFEEKFFQACEKELAKINTFYSEKLAEAQRRFATLQNELQSSLDAQRETWANERGLRKRKTVFALSQQERCKHRNIKDLQLAFSEFYLSLILLQNYQNLNFTGFRKILKKHDKILETSRGADWRVAHVEVAPFYTCKKITQLISETEALVTTELEGGDRQRAMKRLRVPPLGAAQPAPAWTTFRVGLYCGVFLVLVVTVVITGAVVIKQDNVWPMVRIYRGGFLLIEFLFLLGINTYGWRQAGVNHVLIFELNPRNNLSHQHLFEIAGLLGVLWCVSLLCCLFSHNILVPMQANPLALYGLFFLFFINPFKTCYYKSRFWLLKLLFRVVTAPFHRVGFADFWLADQLNSLVVVLMDLEYMICFYSFELDWKKHDGLINSAGKDVCNSYSYGVRAVIQCLPAWFRFVQCLRRYRDTKRAFPHLVNAGKYSTSFFAVTFAALYSTHKAENHADTQIFLYLYVSCLLVSSCYTLVWDLKMDWGLFDRNAGENTFLREEIVYPHKAYYYSAIVEDVLLRFSWTLTVSLSTVTGLHGISDILATVLAPMEVFRRFVWNFFRLENEHLNNCGEFRAVRDISVAPLNADDQTLLEQMMDQEDGVRNRQGKKSWKRSYSMSLRRPRLASQSKTRDTKVLIEDTDDDS; from the exons GCTTTCAAAGAGATGCTGTACGCTGCTCAGGACCAGGCCCCGTCCATTGAAG TCACAGATGAGGATACAGTTAAGAGGTACTATGCCAAGTTTGAGGAGAAATTCTTCCAGGCATGTGAAAAAGAACTTGCCAAGATCAACACCTTCTACTCAG AAAAGCTCGCTGAGGCTCAGCGCCGATTCGCCACACTGCAGAACGAGCTGCAGTCATCGCTTGACGCCCAAAGGGAGACCTGGGCTAACGAGCGGGGCCTTAGGAAGAGGAAGACGGTGTTCGCCCTGTCACAGCAGGAGcgatgcaaacacagaaacataaaggACCTCCAGCTGGCCTTCTCTGAGTTCTACCTCAGCCTTATTCTGTTGCAGAACTATCAg aatCTGAACTTCACAGGCTTCAGGAAGATCTTGAAGAAGCATGATAAGATTTTGGAGACGTCGAGGGGGGCTGACTGGAGGGTTGCTCATGTTGAAGTTGCCCCATTTTACACGTGCAAGAAGATCACACAGCTCATCTCTGAGACGGAG GCACTGGTCACAACAGAGTTGGAAGGTGGAGACCGGCAGAGGGCCATGAAGAGGCTGAGGGTACCTCCCCTGGGAGCGgcacag CCTGCGCCTGCCTGGACCACCTTTAGAGTCGGGCTTTACTGCGGAGTGTTTCTCGTCCTTGTAGTCACTGTGGTTATTACAG GAGCTGTGGTAATCAAGCAGGATAATGTGTGGCCCATGGTCAGGATCTACAGAGGAGGCTTCCTTTTAATAGAGTTTCTCTTCCTTTTAG GCATCAACACTTATGGCTGGAGACAGGCTGGAGTTAACCACGTTCTCATATTCGAGCTCAACCCGAGAAACAACCTGTCCCACCAGCATCTGTTTGAG attgcAGGTTTGTTGGGAGTGCTTTGGTGCGTCAGCCTGCTGTGCTGTCTGTTCAGTCACAACATCCTGGTACCGATGCAGGCCAACCCGCTGGCTCTCTACggcctcttcttcctcttcttcatcaacCCCTTCAAGACCTGCTACTACAAGTCGCGCTTCTGGCTGCTCAAACTCCTG TTTCGAGTGGTGACGGCTCCGTTTCATCGGGTTGGCTTTGCAGACTTCTGGCTCGCTGACCAGCTCAACTCTCTGGTGGTGGTTCTGATGGATCTGGAGTACATGATCTGTTTCTACAGTTTTGAACTGGACTGGAAAAAACACGACGGCCTCATTAACAGTGCAG GTAAAGATGTGTGTAATTCATACTCCTATGGCGTCCGTGCGGTGATCCAGTGTCTTCCTGCTTGGTTCCGATTCGTCCAGTGTCTGCGGCGTTACCGTGATACCAAGCGGGCCTTCCCTCACCTGGTTAACGCTGGGAAATACTCCACTTCCTTCTTCGCTGTCACTTTCGCTGCCCTGTACAGCACACACAAAG CTGAAAACCATGCGGACACCCAGATCTTCTTATACCTGTATGTCAGCTGTTTATTGGTCAGCTCGTGTTACACACTGGTCTGGGATTTAAAGATGGACTGGGGCCTTTTTGACCGCAACGCAGGAGAGAACACCTTCTTGAGGGAGGAGATCGTGTACCCACATAAG gccTATTACTACAGTGCCATAGTAGAGGATGTGCTTTTACGTTTCTCATGGACTCTGACCGTCTCCCTCAGCACAGTCACTGGTCTGCACGGCATCTCTGACATACTGGCGACTGTCCTGGCCCCAATGGAGGTCTTTCG ACGTTTTGTGTGGAACTTCTTTCGATTGGAGAATGAACACTTGAATAACTGTGGTGAGTTCCGGGCCGTCCGAGACATCAGCGTGGCTCCACTCAACGCTGATGACCAGACCCTGCTGGAACAGATGATGGACCAGGAGGACGGAGTCCGGAACCGCCAGGGCAAGAAGAGCTGGAAGCGGAGCTACAGCATGAGCCTACGCAGGCCGAGACTGGCCTCACA GTCCAAGACCCGTGACACCAAGGTGTTGATAGAGGACACGGACGATGACTCCTGA
- the LOC110002260 gene encoding xenotropic and polytropic retrovirus receptor 1 homolog isoform X1 codes for MKFTEHLSAHITPEWRKQYIQYEAFKEMLYAAQDQAPSIEVTDEDTVKRYYAKFEEKFFQACEKELAKINTFYSEKLAEAQRRFATLQNELQSSLDAQRETWANERGLRKRKTVFALSQQERCKHRNIKDLQLAFSEFYLSLILLQNYQNLNFTGFRKILKKHDKILETSRGADWRVAHVEVAPFYTCKKITQLISETEALVTTELEGGDRQRAMKRLRVPPLGAAQPAPAWTTFRVGLYCGVFLVLVVTVVITGAVVIKQDNVWPMVRIYRGGFLLIEFLFLLGINTYGWRQAGVNHVLIFELNPRNNLSHQHLFEIAGLLGVLWCVSLLCCLFSHNILVPMQANPLALYGLFFLFFINPFKTCYYKSRFWLLKLLFRVVTAPFHRVGFADFWLADQLNSLVVVLMDLEYMICFYSFELDWKKHDGLINSAAGKDVCNSYSYGVRAVIQCLPAWFRFVQCLRRYRDTKRAFPHLVNAGKYSTSFFAVTFAALYSTHKAENHADTQIFLYLYVSCLLVSSCYTLVWDLKMDWGLFDRNAGENTFLREEIVYPHKAYYYSAIVEDVLLRFSWTLTVSLSTVTGLHGISDILATVLAPMEVFRRFVWNFFRLENEHLNNCGEFRAVRDISVAPLNADDQTLLEQMMDQEDGVRNRQGKKSWKRSYSMSLRRPRLASQSKTRDTKVLIEDTDDDS; via the exons GCTTTCAAAGAGATGCTGTACGCTGCTCAGGACCAGGCCCCGTCCATTGAAG TCACAGATGAGGATACAGTTAAGAGGTACTATGCCAAGTTTGAGGAGAAATTCTTCCAGGCATGTGAAAAAGAACTTGCCAAGATCAACACCTTCTACTCAG AAAAGCTCGCTGAGGCTCAGCGCCGATTCGCCACACTGCAGAACGAGCTGCAGTCATCGCTTGACGCCCAAAGGGAGACCTGGGCTAACGAGCGGGGCCTTAGGAAGAGGAAGACGGTGTTCGCCCTGTCACAGCAGGAGcgatgcaaacacagaaacataaaggACCTCCAGCTGGCCTTCTCTGAGTTCTACCTCAGCCTTATTCTGTTGCAGAACTATCAg aatCTGAACTTCACAGGCTTCAGGAAGATCTTGAAGAAGCATGATAAGATTTTGGAGACGTCGAGGGGGGCTGACTGGAGGGTTGCTCATGTTGAAGTTGCCCCATTTTACACGTGCAAGAAGATCACACAGCTCATCTCTGAGACGGAG GCACTGGTCACAACAGAGTTGGAAGGTGGAGACCGGCAGAGGGCCATGAAGAGGCTGAGGGTACCTCCCCTGGGAGCGgcacag CCTGCGCCTGCCTGGACCACCTTTAGAGTCGGGCTTTACTGCGGAGTGTTTCTCGTCCTTGTAGTCACTGTGGTTATTACAG GAGCTGTGGTAATCAAGCAGGATAATGTGTGGCCCATGGTCAGGATCTACAGAGGAGGCTTCCTTTTAATAGAGTTTCTCTTCCTTTTAG GCATCAACACTTATGGCTGGAGACAGGCTGGAGTTAACCACGTTCTCATATTCGAGCTCAACCCGAGAAACAACCTGTCCCACCAGCATCTGTTTGAG attgcAGGTTTGTTGGGAGTGCTTTGGTGCGTCAGCCTGCTGTGCTGTCTGTTCAGTCACAACATCCTGGTACCGATGCAGGCCAACCCGCTGGCTCTCTACggcctcttcttcctcttcttcatcaacCCCTTCAAGACCTGCTACTACAAGTCGCGCTTCTGGCTGCTCAAACTCCTG TTTCGAGTGGTGACGGCTCCGTTTCATCGGGTTGGCTTTGCAGACTTCTGGCTCGCTGACCAGCTCAACTCTCTGGTGGTGGTTCTGATGGATCTGGAGTACATGATCTGTTTCTACAGTTTTGAACTGGACTGGAAAAAACACGACGGCCTCATTAACAGTGCAG CAGGTAAAGATGTGTGTAATTCATACTCCTATGGCGTCCGTGCGGTGATCCAGTGTCTTCCTGCTTGGTTCCGATTCGTCCAGTGTCTGCGGCGTTACCGTGATACCAAGCGGGCCTTCCCTCACCTGGTTAACGCTGGGAAATACTCCACTTCCTTCTTCGCTGTCACTTTCGCTGCCCTGTACAGCACACACAAAG CTGAAAACCATGCGGACACCCAGATCTTCTTATACCTGTATGTCAGCTGTTTATTGGTCAGCTCGTGTTACACACTGGTCTGGGATTTAAAGATGGACTGGGGCCTTTTTGACCGCAACGCAGGAGAGAACACCTTCTTGAGGGAGGAGATCGTGTACCCACATAAG gccTATTACTACAGTGCCATAGTAGAGGATGTGCTTTTACGTTTCTCATGGACTCTGACCGTCTCCCTCAGCACAGTCACTGGTCTGCACGGCATCTCTGACATACTGGCGACTGTCCTGGCCCCAATGGAGGTCTTTCG ACGTTTTGTGTGGAACTTCTTTCGATTGGAGAATGAACACTTGAATAACTGTGGTGAGTTCCGGGCCGTCCGAGACATCAGCGTGGCTCCACTCAACGCTGATGACCAGACCCTGCTGGAACAGATGATGGACCAGGAGGACGGAGTCCGGAACCGCCAGGGCAAGAAGAGCTGGAAGCGGAGCTACAGCATGAGCCTACGCAGGCCGAGACTGGCCTCACA GTCCAAGACCCGTGACACCAAGGTGTTGATAGAGGACACGGACGATGACTCCTGA